The genomic DNA TGCAAAAAAAGGAGTTACAGAGCATTTCCCTTTCGATGAGGTGACTCTAGTTTTTAAAGTGATGGGGAAAATGTTTGCACTTACAAGTTTGAATAATTGGGAAAAAGGAGAGGAGAAAATTAATTTAAAATGCGACCCTGATAAGGCAGAAGAATTACGAGGCCAATACGAAGGCATTAACCCTGGTTGGCACATGAATAAACGACTTTGGAATACGGTAACTATTAATTCTAGTGATGTTTCAGGTGATTTGGTGAAAGAATTAATAGATCACTCTTACGATTTGGTGGTAAAAGGATTGACAAAAAATACAAAAGGAATTAGACAAAATATTAAAATTAGAAATCAGTAAAATGCTGATTTAAAAGTAATTTAATTAATAGATAAGTCTTTGTTTAATAACTTACAGGATTTTTCAATTCATAATTCAATTAAAAAACGAACATAAGTTTTATTGGTTCTTTTTTTAAATATTTATAAAAGCATTTTTTGTCATATTTACTACATTTACAATATCATTTAAATAATTTTTTTGATTTGCATTTTCTATTTTAAAACCCAATAGATAATGCATTCTTTTTTCTTGAATATTAGAACATTTTTATTGTAAACAAAAGTAGAAGGAGGTTTATATTTAGATATTGAAACGATTTTTAATTTTTATAAAAATAAAATAAGGCGTCCTAATTAAAATGTGTTTTTCATTTTATAATATTATTCTTATTAGTTTTAAGACTCAAGTCCTTTTAATATTTTAAAAAGAAACTTTTAATTTCAGTGAGTTTGTTAAGCTCAAAAAAGATTCTCCAAAAGAAGTTTTTTTTAAAGAAAAACTCAACTTTTTTTGAAGTGTTTTAGTTACTTTTTTAAGTATGAGGTAAATTACTTCCTATAATAAAAATATCATTTTCTGTATGATTAGAAATTTTATCACTAGCCAATGAAGCTCCACCTCTTTTTCAATAAAACTTACTAGAACTTCATGGTGTTGATGTAATTTATCATAAAAAATCATCTCAATGTCTTCTAGATAAACTAATGTGTTATTTTCTGGTTCTATAATTCTAAAAGGTAAAACTCTCATTTATTTAGATCTGTATGATCTCAAAATATCCAATAATATACACTTATTACCTAATAAGGGTGAATTTAGTATTAAAGTTGATTAACTTAATCTTATTTTTAAAAGTTAATTATTTAATGTTTTTTAGAATTGAAAACTAAACATAAAGGTGTTTGTAATTGTATCTGGTTTTCTACTTAATTTACTGCTAAAAACAAGACGAGTCTTCTTGTTTATTCAAAAAAAGTATATATTGGGAGAAAAGATTATTTTATTGCAGAAATTTTAAGAGAAGGAATAGTTAACATTAATTATTGATGTTACTTAGGTTAAGTAAGTAAATTTATTTTCTTAAAATTTACTATCTTTGAGATAATGAATAAAGTAGCTCTTCGAAAACTATATAAGCAAAAACGTAAAGATTTGTCAGTTTTTCAACTTGAAGAATTTCAAGAAAAAATATATGAAAAAATTTTTGAGTTAGATTTTTCTTCAGTAAAAACAATTCATATTTTCCTATCAATAAAAAGATTTTCAGAAATTAATACAGGTCCTATAATAGATTTTTTATTATTAAATAAAAAGGTTATTGTAGTTAGTGTAAGTGATTTTTCTACAAATAAATTAAAGCATTTTTTGTTTGATAATAATACAGTAATTAAAGTAAATTCTTATGGGATTCCAGAGCCTGTGAATGGAATAGAAATAGATGTTAATAAGATAGATATGGTATTTGTTCCTTTATTAATTTCGGATGAAAAAAAATACAGAGTTGGTTACGGAAAAGGTTTTTATGATAGATTTCTTGCTGAATGTAGAACTGATGTAATAACTATTGGGTTAAATTTTTTTCAACCAATTAAAGAGATTGTTGGTTTGAATAAATATGACGTTGCGTTAAGTGAGGTTATATATCCTAACAGTTAGGAAAAGAAAATAGATTTATGGTGTAATTTTTTTTTAATTTATTATTGAAGGAATATTTTTTTTCAGGATGAAAAGTTAAACCTATTATTGTAACCTTCAAGTTGATGCTATCTGTATTTAACCAATTTTATTTTGTTAGTATAATTGGTTTTCTATTAAGATATTACATGTTTGTGGCACAAACAAAAACAGATCAATAGTATTAAATTCAATATAAATAATCTTCACGTTCAATTCTATTTATACATATTTCCCTTGTTTTCTATTCATTTATATAATTGCGAGACAATAATGCTTTCATAATTTTATTTATAATATACAGAAAGTAGTGTTTAAGGAAGACAACTTATTCTTACTTAGTTTAGAGTATGTGTTCTTTAGTCATTGAATACTATGATTTTTAAAATTTTAAGGCATTTTTTTATTATTTACTTCATCTGTTTTTTTTTCTAAAAAGTACTCTCTTTCTAGTATATAAATGTGTTAGTTTTTTTACGTTACGAATACTATATTAAATATTGATTTTAGTTAGGATTAGTTCTTTAATCGAGTCGTTTTGTTGTTTTATTAGTACGAAATAATCAAATACTGATACATTTTTATCAGCTTATCTCATATTTTTTTTTTCTTACAAATATATTTATACTTTTAAACCATTGATAACTATAAATGAAAAAATATGAAAACAAAATTTACATTTTTTTTAACATTTCTATTTCTTGTTTCTGTGCAATTTACAGTTGCACAAGAAAAAAGGATTAAAGGGATTGTTAAAGAAGGATCCGACCCGTTACCAGGTGTTAGTATTCTAATTAAAGGAACCTTAAAAGGTACACAGACAGATTTTAATGGTAATTATGCGATCAAAGCAAATACAGGGGACGTTCTTGTTTTTAGCTACGTAGGTATGGAGGCTAAAGAAGTAACTGTAAATAATTCTAATATAATTGATGTCTTTTTAGAGGGAAGTAACTTATTAGATGAAATTGTTATTACAGCTTTAGGAAAAGTAAGAAAGAAAAAATCTGTGGGTTTTGCACAACAATCTGTAGAAGGGCAAGATCTAGTAAAAACGAATGAGGTTGATATTAATAATTCAATTGCAGGTAAGGTTTCTGGAGTTCAGGCATTGGGTAATTCTGGTGCAACTTTTGATGGTGCTTTGATACGTTTACGAGGTAACTCAAACGTTCTTTACGTAGTAGACGGTGTTAGAGTGCAATCTGCAGGAGATATTAATACTGCGGATATTGAAAGCATCTCTGTTCTTAAGGGAGGGGCGGCGACAGCTTTATATGGTACAGATGCAAGTGGTGGTGTAATAATTGTTACATCTTCAAAGGCAAAACAGGGGCAATCAATAAAGTTGCAATTAAGTACAGAAATGGCAAATGCAACTAACATATTAGAATATCAAAATGAATATGGAGGAGGTTACACCCAAGATTTTATTACTTTACCAAATGGAGAGTTGCGTCCTGACTATGGGGCAGATCAGTCATGGGGGCCAAAATTAGATGGTACCTTAGTAAGACATTGGGATAGTTGGATTGTTGGAGACCCTGAATATGGGAAATTACGTCCGTGGTCGGCAAACCCTAATAATGTAAAAGATTTTTATGAAACTGCAACAGTAAATAAAGCCATACTTACGTTTCAAAGCGGAGGAGAAAACCATCACTTAAGCACAACTATTCGAAATGTAAGTCAAGAAGGTATTTTGCCGAATACTGAAAGAAAAACGACGCAGATTAGTGTAAATGCAGATTATAATGTAACTAAAAAATTAACTTTAGACGCAAATATAAATTATCAAATAAGAAATACCTTAAATAACCCTCAATTAGGATATACTGGTAGTGGTTCATTTTTTAGACCGAACTTATGGTGGCAACGTCAATTAGATATCCATAGATTGAAAGATTACAAACGTAATGGTCAATTTGTTTCGTGGAATTTACAAAGTCCAACAAACCCGACCCCTGCATATTGGGATTCTCCTTATTTTGAATTTTATGAAAATAGAAATGAACAAGACAAAAATGCAATTTTTGGTAAATTAGCCTTAAATTATAAAGTTAATGAGAAGTTAAGTGCAAATCTACAGTATCGTAGAACTTTTAGTCATTTTAATTCTTACAAGATTGGTGCTTTCGGAGGAAGAGGTGGAGCAACAGACCCTCAATTTGAAGAAACTACATCCAGTCGAGCAGAAAACGAAGTTTATGGTACAATGAATTTTAATGATAAGTATGGTGATGAAGGAAAAATTGAGTTTGCTTCTACTGCAGGGTTTCAAATAAAGAATGAAACTTATAATTCTACTTATGCTTCATCTGTTGGAGGGTTAACTGTTCCTGGTTTCTATTCAGTTGAAACTTCGGTTGACAGGCCTACCTACAATGCAACCACCTATAAAGAAGAGTCTAGAGCTGTTTTTGGGAACGTAAATATTGGCTATAATGATATTATCTATTTAGATGCTTCTCTACGTGCAGATTGGAGTTCAACTGCAAACCCTGATAATAACAGACTTATAACTTATGGTGTTTCTTCTAGTTTTATCTTTAGTGAATTATTACAAGACGCGGGGTTTTTAAGTTTTGGTAAATTAAGAGCAGGTATTTCAAGTGCTCCCTCTTTTCCAAATGCTTACCTTATAAATGCAACGTACCAAAGTTCAGGTAATTATAATGGTTCACCATTGTTTTCTATTCCAAGTACTGCTGCAAACCCTTTAATAGCAGGAGCAAGTACAAAAGAGTCTGAGTTTGGACTAGAGATGAAGTTCTTTGATAATAAGATAGCTTTAGATTTAACTTATTATAACACCAAAATAGAAGATTTTCCTCGATTAGATTTATTACCATCTTCAACAGGTAGTTCAACTATTTATAGAAATACAGGAAAAGAAACAAGAAGTGGTTTTGAAGGAAGTTTAAACTTTAAACCTATAAGTACTGAAAACTTTAAATGGGATGTTGGGATTAATTTTGCAACCATTGACTGGAAGGTAAATGAAATAGATGCGAATGATGACCCTAATACACCTTCAACTCGTAGATTAGATAGAACCTGGACATTTAACAATAGTTATGTGGTTTTAAGAGATGTAGAAGGAGAGAGTAAAGGTAATATTTATGGAGTTAAGGCAAAGAGAGATTCGCAAGGTCGTATTATTATAGATCAGTCTGCAGGTGATTGGTCAGAAAATGCAATTGTTAGAGAAGACGATCAGCTGATAGGTAATTTCTTACCAGATTTAACAGGAGGGCTTACCAATACAATCCATTACAAAGATTTTGAATTGTCTGCATCTATTGATTTTCAGGTTGGAGGAGATTATTACTCTCAATCTAAACGTTGGGCAACTGGTTCTGGACACAGTATAGAAACAGTAGGGGTAAATGATAAAGGAAATTCAATTAGAGATGATGTTTCTAATGGTGGTGGTATTCGTTTAGATGGTGTAGATTCTGTTACAGGTGAACCTGTTACAAGGTATTTTGACGCTACGGCATATTTCGATAGGCAATTACCAGCATTTGCAGAAAATTTAGTATATGATGCTAGTTATGTGAAGTTACGTCAATTATCATTATCATACAATTTACCCAAAGAAGTAAGTGAAAAATTGGGTGTAGATAATATACAAACAAGTATTTTTGGAAATAATCTATGGCTTATTTATGCTGCCGATGAAATCGATCCTTCTGAGATTGAGAACGTAAGTGGTTCATCTTTAGGTAGATCTGGTGCAGGTTTTAGATGGGCAGAAGGAGCGCAATTTCCAAGCACTAGAACTTTCGGACTTAATCTTAGTGTAACGTTTTAAAAATTAAAATAATGAAAATAATTAAAAATAGTTTTATAGTAGTACTTATTATATTACTCAATTCATGTTCTAATGTTGATTTTGGTGATACAAATGTTGACCCAAACTCACCAACAAAAGATTTAACAAATGCATTGTTATCTGATGCCTTATTTATTACTGGAAATGTGGCTACAGCGTTAACACCAGGGTACTATGTGCAGCATTATGCAGATATTCAGTACACCGATGGTGAGCGTTATGGAACCGCAGAATTTGGTTATTCTGGTTTTTATACAGGAGTTTTAAATAACTTAGAACGCATCATTTCTTTAAATACAAATGAAGCAACAAAAAGTCAGGTAGCAGTTTTTGGATCTAATTCAAACCAAATTGCTGTAGCAAAATTAGTGAAAGCTTATACCTATCATACAATGACAGATAGGTGGGGGCAAATTCCGTTTACAGAAGCAAATAAACCATTAGAATTTTCTGAGCCTTCATTTGATAGTCAAGAAGTTATTTATGATGGTATTTTTAACTTAATTGACGATGCATTAGCTCAAATAGATAATGGTTCAGGACCAACAGGTGATATCTTACTTGAAGGAAATATGACTCGCTGGAAAGAATTTGGTAATACTTTAAAGGTTATTATGGCATTAAGACTTTCTGATGTTAGTACAGAAATGACTGCTCTTTCAGGAATTTCAGATTATGCAAGAACAAAATTCAATGAAGGAATCACTGGGGCTATTTCATCAGTAGCTAATAATATTGAATTTGCTTACACATCAGATGATAGTACAGACAACCCATGGGAAGATAGATATAACGGTAATAGAGCTCCAGATTATGCTGTAAGTGATGTTCTTGTAGATTTTTTACAGGATTCAAATAGAAATGATCCAAGAATTTCTAAATATGCTGATGAGGTGCCAAATGCACCCGGAACATATGTGGGAATGATTTATGACTTAATTACACCCAATGTAGATAGAGCAGATATATCATACATTACAGGCAATATTGCTAATAATAGTGAAGCTCCTGGATATGTATATACTTATGCACAAATTGCTTTTGCGAAGGCAGAAGCTGTAGAAAAAGGATGGATGACAGGAAGTGCTAAGTCTTTTTATTACGAAGGTATAAAAGCATCAATGGATCAGTGGGGTGTAAGCAACAATGACTACAATAAGTATATTACTGAGACTGCTGTAGTGTGGAATGCTTCAAATAGCATGAAGTTGATTGCAGAACAAAAGTGGGCATCATTATTTATGCAACCTTTTGAAGCATGGGCAGAATGGAGAAGATTAGATCACCCAGTTTTAACTCCACATTCATCTCCTTTAAATGGAACAGTTATTCCTGTAAGAATGGGGTATGCTAGTGGAATTAATGATTCTAATAAAGCAGAGTTAGATAAAGCAATATCTAAACAAGGTCTGCCTAAGTTTGATGATTTAGGAACAAAAGTATTTTGGGATGTAAATTAGAGTAATTATTTGAATTAATTGGAAGAAGTCGTCTAAAATAATTTTAGGCGGCTTTCTTTTTTAAAAAGATTTCCTTTTCCTTTTTTTCTTTGCTTTATAACTTCCTATCTATTTTATCTTTTTCTCGTTCGCCAAGAACAAATTTATTTAGATAAACAATGCCGGCCATAGGATTATTTTCACGACTCTCCATGGCATCTCTAATTTTAAGCATAAATAAACGTGCTGTCTTTTTTCATTGATTCCAAAACGAACTGTGACATAGCTTGTAGAAGTACTTTTTATAATGATTCTCATTTCAAAAACAATAAAAAAAGCTTTTCTGACACTAGAATTTACTTTGTAAAAAACTGATTTTGAGGTAACAGGGTCTTCACGAGAACAGCTATTATAAGTCAGTAAAACAAACCTTTCTTGGTTGTGTTTTTTTATGGTTATACTTAACAAAGCTAAAACCATCTTTCCGTTTAATATTTCTTACAATCACTATTCGTTTTAAACTGATCGAAGAAGTTGAGAAGGTTTTATCCCTTAAAATCACTCATATATAATATTATAATTAATTTAAATAACTATAAGAAAACAACTTGTGTCTCTGATTATACAGATTAAAATATTGCTTTCTTGATTTATAATGAATTTAATTTTAACATTCCTAAATCAGTTTATATTTACAAGAAAAAAATATAAACTGAATAAAAAGAATAGTTTTTTTAAAAATTAATGACTTATAGTTGGTTCAATTGTAAATGAGTATTTGTAGTTCTTATTAGCCTTAATTGTATATTCTTTATGTACGAATCTTCCCCATGAAGTATCGCCTCCAACGCCCATTTGTTTATAATCGATATTCCATTGAACTGTACTTCCAATTTTAATATCTGCGCCATGTTTCTTGGTTACGGGAATCAAACCAGAAGCAGATTTACCAGCATCATTAGAATTAAAATCAAGTTCTTTTATGTCAAATGGCCAAACACTTGTATTAAATAAATGCTGACTTGTAGCTTTTAAATTAATGTCTTTTGATGCTATTTGCACCCAACGAACATCTGTTTTATTTCCTGTTTCTTGTGGACGAGGATAAGCATGAAATTGCTCTTCAACTTTACCCGAATAAATGCCTGTTTTCTGACCAGTTTTTCTGTCCCAATAACTTTCTTCTGGACCTTTTCCATGCCAAGATATATCTGAGAAGTCTTTATTAAGAGTAAGAAACATTCCTAATCTTGGAATATTTGGTAGCTCTTTTTGATTGGCGTTAAAAGAGTAATCTAATGTTAAAGCCCCAGAATTATGTATTGTGAAATACACAATTATGGTTGCTTCATCTTTAGGTAAATGATAGGAAACAGCATATGAAACTTCCTTGTTGTTTAGAATAGGTTTTTTAATCAACTTAGCGATGTAATTGTAACTCGCATCTTGCCAAGTTTTAGCCCATTTATCCATTCCGTTTCCTAAATCATTATCTGTCGGGGGACGCCAAAAGTTTGGTTTAATTGGATGATTTGTAATTTCTTTACCTTCAAAGACCCAAGAAATAATTTCTCCAGAGGTTGAGTTTATTTTTAAAAAAGTTGAATTGTTTGAAATATTAATTTCATTTTCAATGCTTTTTATATTTAAAGCAGTTGCCTTGTTTGTAAAGGTCGGAGCAGCAGTAATTTCTTTATTAAGAATAAATTGATCCCAAGCAACTTCATGCCCTTTAGGAATCATATTAGTTGCTGTTTTTTGAATAAGATTAGCTTCTAAAATAACCTCATTTTCTGGAATAAATGTATTTGGAATTTCAGAAAAATACATTTGTACTTTTGATTGTGGTTTAATATTTAAGGCTACATTTTTAACCAAGATATTTTCCTTTCCATCTATTAAAATTTTTAATAGTAATGTTTTATTAGATAAGTCTGCAAAGAAATTTTTATTTTCTATTTCTAGAACTCCATTTCCTAAGTAGTTGAATTGAACCGGTTCATAGACTTTTTTTACTTCCGATAAATGTGGGTGAGGTTTTCTATACGGATCTACCAAACCATTGTTTAAAAAGTTACCATCCGTTGGTAGATCTGGGTGATAATCGTGTCCGTAAGCTAAGTATGGTTTTCCATTTTTGTCTTTATATTCTAAGCTTTGGTCTACCCAATCCCAAATAAAACCACCTTGTAAATTGTCGTATTCTTCGATGATATTCCAATAATCTTGTAAATTCCCAACAGAATTTCCCATTGCGTGTGCATACTCAATCATAATAGATGGTTTCTCTGAATTTGATTTCCCATGTTTGATTAAATACTCAGGTTTTGGGTACATTGGACAATACAAATCTGTATAATCATCTTTTCCCGCAGGTTCATATTGTACTATTCTGTTGTTATCTTGTGCTTTCAACCACTTATAAGTAGTTTTAAAAACAGTGCCTTTACCTGCCTCATTTCCTAAAGACCAAGAATATATTGAAGCATGATTTCTATCTCTATAATACATTCTTTTTGTACGCATTAAGTGCGCAGGCAACCAACTCATTTCATTTCCTATTTGAGTTTTCTCATCAATTGCCAAAGGATGACTTTCTATATTCGCTTCATCTACTACATACAAACCATAGTTATCGCATAAATCTAACCAATAAGGATCATTGGGGTAATGAGAGGAACGAACAGCATTAATGTTATGTTGTTTCATCAATTTAATATCTTTTTCCATAGATGCCTTAGAAACTACATGACCAGTAAAAGGATCTGTTTCGTGTCTGTTTACACCTTTTATATAAATTGGTTTTCCGTTAATTAATACTTGGGCATCTTTAATTTCTACACGTTTAAAGCCTACCTTTTTATATATAAACTGATTATCACCTAAAGAAACATATAAATTATATAAGTTAGGTGTTTCTGCAGACCAAGATTTTACATTCTCAATGTTTTTATCAATTTTGAAGTCTAGCGTAGAATTTGCAGAAACTATAACCGTTTTTGCTTCTTTAAATTCATCATTTAAAGAAATTGTAATTTCTTTTGTAACTTCTTTATCGGTATCATTTGTAATTGAGAAAATACCATTAAAAATTCCGTTTTTATAAGAAGTATCTAACGTTGTTTTTGCATGATAATCTGAAAGATATACTTTAGGTCTAGTATATAGGTAAACTTCACGTTCAATTCCGCTCATTCGTAACATGTCTTGACTTTCTAAATAACTTGCGTCAGACCATCTAAATAATTGTAAAGAGATTAAGTTTTTCCCTTCTTTTAATTGTTTTGAAATATTAAATTCTGCTGGCGTTTTACTTCCTTGTGAATAGCCAGTGTACTTGCCATTAACATAAACATACATTGCAGATTTTGCTCCAGCGAAATGAAGGATAACATCTTCAGACAAGAATTCTTTATTTAAAGTGATTTCTTTTCTATAAGTTCCTACAGGATTGTAATCTGTTGGCGCACTTGGCCATTTTGTTGTAAACGGGTAACGTTCATCTAAATAAATAGGATGACCATATCCTTCTACTTCCCAATTTGCAGGAACAGGAATTGTTTTCCAGTCAGTATCATCAAATGTTGTGTTTTGAAAAGTTGTAGGACGTTTTTTAGGATCTTTTACCCAATTGAATTTCCAGTCTCCATTCAAACTTAAAAAACGGTTTGAATTTTCTTTTGAGTTAATTTCCGAATTTTCAAAAGTGAAATATGTAGCTCTAGGGGCTAACTTATTTTCTTCAAATATTTGATGATTAAAGTGATTTTTTTGAGCTGATACAGCTTCTAAACGTTTTTTATTACAGCTAAAAATAAGGCAAAATAATAGGGTGTATAGTAGTTTTAATTTCATATTATTTATTTTGTAGTTTCATAAAATCTTCCTTTAGTATTTTTCTTAGATAAAACAGCACTTCTTTTGCATTTTCTCTTGTAAATACAATTGGAGGTTTAATTTTTAAAACATTGTAATCGATACCATCTGTACTCATTAAAATACCATGATCTTTCATTCTGTTTGCTAAATAATCGGTTTGTTTGGCTAGGGGATTTAAATCTGCATCCACCAATTCAATTCCTAAAAACAACCCTTGTCCGCGAACATCACCAATAATTGGAAATTCTTTAGAAAGTTTATTTAATTCAGCTTTAAAAAATTCGCCAACTTCTAACGCATTTTCTTGTAGTTTTTCGTTTTTTACAGTTCTTAGAACCTCAGTAGCAATAGCACAAGAAACAGGGTTTCCGCCAAAGGTGTTAAAATATTCCATTCCGTTAGCAAACGCATCAGCTACTTTTTGTGTGCAAGCTACTGCGGCAATAGGATGTCCATTTCCTAAAGGTTTACCGATAGTAACAATATCTGGAATTACGTTATGTAATTGGAAACCCCAAAAAGTTTTACCCATTCTACCACAACCTGTTTGCACTTCATCTGAAATACAAATCCCGCCAGCTTCTCTAATTTTATTATATACTTCTGTTAAAAAACCTTCTGGTAATTCTACCTGACCACCACAACTTATGATGGGTTCGATAATAAAACCACCAATATTTCTACCTTTTTGTTTGATATTGTCAATACACTTTACAACTTCTTCTACGTATTTAGATGCCGCATTTTTACCTCTATACTTTCCTCTAAAAGCATCTGGTAAAGGGAATATTTGTGTGTGTTCTGGTGCTCCATTTCCGCCTTTTCCATCAAATTTATAAGAAGAAATATCAATACACATATTTGCATTTCCATGATAACCAACCTCACTAGCAATCATATCTTTTTCTCCCGTAACGGCTTTTACCATTCTTATAGCCAGTTCATTTGCCTCACTTCCAGAATTCACAAAATGCAAAACATTTAATTCTGGGGGTAACGTTTCAATTAATTCTTTTGCTAATGCATTAATATTCTCGTGTAAATACCTTGAGTTGGTATTAATTAATGCCATTTGTTCTTGACCTGCTTTTACAACATTGTAATGTTCATGACCAACATGTGCAACATTATTTACAGTGTCTAAATATTTTTTTCCGAATTGATCTATTAAATATTGACCAGCTCCACGAACCATTTTAATTGGAGTATTATATTGAAGGCTTAGACTTTTACCTAAGTGTTGTTTTCTATACTTAATGATTTCATCATTAGAAATAGCCGTGTTTTCATGTAAGGCATCTGATTTGAAAAGTAAGTTAGGGTCTGGACAAACACTTTTCCAAACATCAATCTGATTTAAATAAGCAACACCAGGGAAATCTACTTTAGAATCAAATAAAGATAACAGTATTTGAAAGTGTAAATGCGGTGCCCAATTTCCGTTTTCAGGATAATTTGCCAATTCAGTAATTTTTTCCCCCTTTAAAACCTTGTCGCCAATTGTATGTTTTAAAGTACTTTCTA from Polaribacter sp. ALD11 includes the following:
- a CDS encoding aminotransferase class III-fold pyridoxal phosphate-dependent enzyme, translated to MNYNQINIETQQAEEIIFSLYNLKGKASKLPGEIDFNFRIKVENSEGFILKISRPNEDIDYLDFQQKLLQYIDSNNEHLIAPKVIKDRDGASISTIKDAFGNERKVRLLTWISGRVWSSVNPQLDSLRFSLGKQCGLLTTALQGFKHKKATREFAWDVAQSLWTKKHIQLFSGEDKEVITYFQKQFEAKKLAYSALRKSVVHNDANDNNVIVSEELTNPKVKAAIDYGDAIDTQIINDLAITCAYAVMNHNDALAASLDIIKGYHSTFPLQENELKHLYNAIAMRLVISVTKSAINKIEEPNNEYLLISEKSAWEVLKKWRSIHPDFAEYSFRAACGFVAHPNEEIFKKWTLENNFLLSDLFPTINKNEVHHLDLSVSSKWIGHQENFNNLDLFQFKIDQLQKEIPTKILAGGYLEPRALYTSSTYDKIGNYGKESRSIHLGLDFWLPKLTPVHALFDGEIVIAVNDAGEKEYGGLVVLKHKTSAFEFYTLYGHNTIESTLKHTIGDKVLKGEKITELANYPENGNWAPHLHFQILLSLFDSKVDFPGVAYLNQIDVWKSVCPDPNLLFKSDALHENTAISNDEIIKYRKQHLGKSLSLQYNTPIKMVRGAGQYLIDQFGKKYLDTVNNVAHVGHEHYNVVKAGQEQMALINTNSRYLHENINALAKELIETLPPELNVLHFVNSGSEANELAIRMVKAVTGEKDMIASEVGYHGNANMCIDISSYKFDGKGGNGAPEHTQIFPLPDAFRGKYRGKNAASKYVEEVVKCIDNIKQKGRNIGGFIIEPIISCGGQVELPEGFLTEVYNKIREAGGICISDEVQTGCGRMGKTFWGFQLHNVIPDIVTIGKPLGNGHPIAAVACTQKVADAFANGMEYFNTFGGNPVSCAIATEVLRTVKNEKLQENALEVGEFFKAELNKLSKEFPIIGDVRGQGLFLGIELVDADLNPLAKQTDYLANRMKDHGILMSTDGIDYNVLKIKPPIVFTRENAKEVLFYLRKILKEDFMKLQNK